From the Paenibacillus sp. MMS20-IR301 genome, the window TCGTCAGCCGGCTGTCTCCGCTGGTGGAGTAACGCACATGGCCGATGGACATGTCCCCAACCAGCGAGGCGATTTTGTCTTTGTCAAAGACTTCCTTCACCAGGCCCATGCCGCGGTGATAGTTAAAGTCGCGTCCATCCGCTACGCAGATGCCCGCACTTTCCTCTCCACGGTGCTGCAGGGCATGCAGACCGTAGTAGGACATGGATGCGGCTTCCGGGTGTCCGAAGACCCCGAAGACGCCGCATTCCTCTTTTAAGGTGTCAAATATGTCTCCCGAGCCCGTTCCTTCGTTGTAAAAGTCGCCGGTCCACAGGATAGGGGCTTCCTGCTCGTTCCCGGTCTTTATTTCATAAGACATGGAATAGCATCCTCCCAAATGGTCTTAAGTTCTGTAACAGCTTCATCCAGTGCAACAGCGCCGTCAAGCGCCACACGCAGGCGGTCACCGCCTACGGTTCCAATAATCTCTACAGGCACGCCGTAGGCAGCAATTGCCGCTTTCAGTTCTTCTGCACGGTCAGGCGCCGAGGTCAGGAGAATCCGGGACTGGCTCTCGCTGAACAGGGCCACATCCGGACGCAGCCCATTAGCTGAAAGTTCAATATTCGCTCCAATAACGCCGCTGATGCAGCTTTCTGCGAGGGCTCCGGCCAGACCGCCTTCCGAGAGGTCATGCGCCGAGCGGACAAGACCGCCGCGGATCGCAGCGAGTACAGCATCCAGCAGCTTGCGTTCGGTTGCCAGGTCGAGTGCCGGCGGACGTCCTTCGGTCAGACCGTGAACGGCATACTGGAATTCACTGCCGCCCAGCTCTGCCTTCGTAACGCCCAGCAGCAGCACAGCGTCGCCTTCCTGCTTGAAGGCCTGAGTTGTAATATGATCGGTATCCTCTACGAGACCCACCATACCGACAACCGGTGTCGGATAGATGGCTCCCGATGCATTTTCATTGTACAGACTGACATTACCGCCGATGACCGGGGTATCCAGCACACGGCAGGCCTCGGCCATACCGTCTACAGCACGTTCCATCTGCCAGAAGATCTCCGGCTTCTCGGGACTGCCGAAATTCAGGTTGTCCGTAATCGCCAGCGGCTGGGCACCAGAGCAGACAATATTGCGCGCGGCTTCACTGACGGCAATCCGTCCGCCGACTTCAGGGTCAAGATAGACATAACGTCCGTTACAGTCCGTAGTCATTGCCAGCCCTTTGCGTGTACCGTGGATGGTTACCACTGCTGCATCCGAACCCGGGCGGATGGCCGTACTGGTACGAACCATATAATCGTATTGGTTATAAACCCATGCTTTGCTTGCTACTGTAGGTGATCCCAACACAGTACGCAGAGCACCGCCAAGGTCGGTTACTTCTTCGTAGCGTAGTGTATCTACCGAAGCGTTCTCCTCATAGTAAGCCGGAACCGCAGACGGTTTGTTATAGATCGGACATTCATCCACCAGCGCCGTTACCGGCATATCGCCGACAACCTCACCATGATGGAACAGCTTCAGGCGGCCATCATCGGTAACCTTACCGACTTTGCGGCAGATGACGCCCCAGCGGTCGAAGATTTCCTGGGCCTGGGCCTCATCCTTAGGCTCTACTACGAACAGCATCCGCTCTTGGGATTCAGAGAGCATCATCTCATAAGGCGTCATGCCTTCTTCCCGCTGCGGCACCTGATCCAGGTACAGCTCCAGGCCGTTGCCTGCTTTACTTGCCATTTCCGCGCTGGAGCATGTAAGGCCCGCTGCGCCCATATCCTGAATACCAAGTACGATACCGCTGTCGATCAGCTCCAGACACGATTCCATAACCAGCTTTTCCATGAACGGATCGCCGACCTGCACCGCAGTCTTCTTGGCTTCGGACTCTTCGCTCAGCTCAACGGAGGCAAAGGTTGCCCCGTGAATTCCATCGCGGCCGGTAGGAGGTCCCACATAGAACACAGGATTGCCTACGCCTTTGGCGACACCGCGCTGGATTTTATCATGATCGATCAGGCCGACACACATCGCATTGACCAGCGGGTTACCGTCATAGCTGTTATCGAACATAATTTCCCCGCCGACAGTAGGAATGCCGATACAGTTGCCGTAGCCTGCGATCCCGGACACGACATGCTCGAACAGATATTTTACCCGGTCACTCTCAAGCTTCCCGAAACGCAGCGAATTCAGCAGCGCCACCGGTCTTGCACCCATGGAGAAAATATCGCGGATAATCCCGCCCACCCCGGTCGCCGCGCCCTGATAAGGCTCAACAGCCGACGGATGGTTGTGGCTTTCGATTTTGAACACAACGGCCTGGTTATCACCGATGTCGACGATGCCCGCGCCTTCGCCCGGTCCCATCAGCACCTTCGGTCCGCTTGTCGGGAAACGGCCCAATAGAGGTTTGGAGTTCTTATACGCACAGTGCTCGGACCACATTACGCTGAACACGCCGATTTCGGTATAGTTAGGCTTACGTCCCATGA encodes:
- the purL gene encoding phosphoribosylformylglycinamidine synthase subunit PurL — encoded protein: MTQQVSAKEPTAEQIAEQKIYSQFGVSDSEYELITSFMGRKPNYTEIGVFSVMWSEHCAYKNSKPLLGRFPTSGPKVLMGPGEGAGIVDIGDNQAVVFKIESHNHPSAVEPYQGAATGVGGIIRDIFSMGARPVALLNSLRFGKLESDRVKYLFEHVVSGIAGYGNCIGIPTVGGEIMFDNSYDGNPLVNAMCVGLIDHDKIQRGVAKGVGNPVFYVGPPTGRDGIHGATFASVELSEESEAKKTAVQVGDPFMEKLVMESCLELIDSGIVLGIQDMGAAGLTCSSAEMASKAGNGLELYLDQVPQREEGMTPYEMMLSESQERMLFVVEPKDEAQAQEIFDRWGVICRKVGKVTDDGRLKLFHHGEVVGDMPVTALVDECPIYNKPSAVPAYYEENASVDTLRYEEVTDLGGALRTVLGSPTVASKAWVYNQYDYMVRTSTAIRPGSDAAVVTIHGTRKGLAMTTDCNGRYVYLDPEVGGRIAVSEAARNIVCSGAQPLAITDNLNFGSPEKPEIFWQMERAVDGMAEACRVLDTPVIGGNVSLYNENASGAIYPTPVVGMVGLVEDTDHITTQAFKQEGDAVLLLGVTKAELGGSEFQYAVHGLTEGRPPALDLATERKLLDAVLAAIRGGLVRSAHDLSEGGLAGALAESCISGVIGANIELSANGLRPDVALFSESQSRILLTSAPDRAEELKAAIAAYGVPVEIIGTVGGDRLRVALDGAVALDEAVTELKTIWEDAIPCLMK